One Prosthecobacter vanneervenii genomic window carries:
- a CDS encoding DUF4838 domain-containing protein, with amino-acid sequence MKKILLILAALFFATALYAEDLVIAEHKVSDYQIIVPDPTGDVLVDGWLRLSARLTQAAFAKNGFEIAITTEGAKAKDKPGLYLGATQFAKAHGVALESLKDWTYFQKVIGRDVIIAGRDKRDSARKSDGGEMPLALLGTVKGVCDFLRERMGVRFLFINSEPNMYPSDNVKAQHAKDAEPLAIDLRSIAVLPMTKITLPADLNRKKVPLMLANFDNSHETLFNIANNFFPCLGSLQGGEVSWYHVMPMEKYANSNPEFFALLSEGKRACELRFESDYLVPHCPTNRGVQDLMFAEVEKRIAEGHKLIHLKSMDGFRLDQCNCDDCVKLFGSKVTSFDGVRARGTSGKLWQAYFRIAERARAKHPDVRFVVLNYQDTPISADIIKRFPDNVIPDIQFASQHDFDKLAGVEFPAGISGFEETFTGFGQAGPYIAERTPEHMAEVVRTIERNKVKWSHRDGLLGYVKGLQAPAYYVYGRLMDDPAADWRALQDEFCEAAFGDAAKTMNDFFNLLHTNMAIYSDFFGVFMSAWDRKYSRSLYHDSKWHVMNLYTPEFCTDADRLLTRAESITKDADVLARLHLIRIEFNYARQLSRIFYLQNAWTMNPSQVNLDPLMDAIDEWHAGLEKMAGGRGRSSFKPLSDWPQMTPFCGHFYTHAVLENEGYQQQWNKSCINWDTKAIRAGVLSDKHELKVASVDNEPAIDSKAWDTVPESFFRVHESMPFANISTRMKLFRDQTHLYVRIESLHPHAHPEDLYQREPDKDTFDQEYVELAIAPPSAGGKLYRIAANPVEGSRYDAVFTPGKRDLVEDKAWNGTWQVRFSVTGKKGPYTLPDRNWTAWFKIPFTDLGGAPKPGENWGFNASRGRNGQSILWLDAPYGAAIKALGKLLF; translated from the coding sequence ATGAAAAAAATTTTGCTCATCCTCGCCGCGTTGTTTTTCGCGACAGCATTGTATGCAGAAGACCTCGTCATCGCGGAGCACAAGGTCAGCGACTACCAGATCATCGTGCCGGACCCGACTGGCGATGTATTGGTGGACGGATGGCTGAGGTTGTCGGCGCGGCTGACGCAGGCGGCCTTCGCGAAGAATGGCTTTGAGATCGCGATCACGACCGAAGGCGCAAAGGCGAAGGACAAGCCCGGGCTGTATCTCGGCGCGACGCAGTTCGCGAAGGCGCATGGCGTGGCACTGGAGTCGCTTAAGGACTGGACGTATTTCCAAAAGGTGATCGGGCGTGATGTGATCATCGCGGGTCGCGACAAGCGTGACTCCGCCAGGAAGAGCGATGGCGGTGAAATGCCGTTGGCCTTGCTCGGCACGGTGAAGGGCGTGTGCGACTTTCTGCGTGAGCGCATGGGCGTGAGGTTCCTTTTCATCAACTCCGAGCCAAACATGTATCCCAGCGACAACGTGAAAGCGCAGCACGCGAAGGACGCAGAACCGCTGGCGATCGACCTGCGCAGCATCGCCGTCCTGCCAATGACGAAGATCACGCTGCCTGCTGATCTGAATCGCAAGAAGGTGCCGCTGATGCTGGCGAACTTCGACAACTCGCACGAGACGCTCTTCAACATCGCGAACAATTTTTTTCCGTGTCTCGGTTCGCTCCAGGGAGGCGAGGTATCGTGGTATCACGTCATGCCGATGGAGAAGTATGCGAATTCGAACCCGGAATTTTTCGCTTTGTTAAGCGAAGGGAAGCGTGCGTGCGAGCTGAGGTTCGAATCCGATTACCTCGTGCCGCATTGCCCTACGAATCGTGGCGTGCAGGACCTTATGTTCGCGGAGGTGGAAAAGCGCATCGCAGAGGGGCACAAGCTCATTCACCTGAAATCCATGGATGGCTTCCGGCTCGATCAGTGCAACTGCGATGACTGCGTTAAGCTCTTTGGTTCAAAGGTCACATCGTTCGATGGTGTCCGCGCACGCGGCACCAGTGGCAAGCTCTGGCAAGCCTACTTCCGCATCGCGGAGCGCGCTCGTGCGAAGCATCCAGACGTGCGCTTTGTGGTGCTGAACTACCAAGACACGCCCATCTCTGCGGACATCATCAAGCGATTCCCGGACAATGTGATCCCGGATATCCAGTTCGCCTCGCAGCATGACTTCGACAAGCTCGCGGGCGTGGAGTTTCCCGCTGGCATCAGCGGCTTTGAAGAGACCTTTACGGGCTTCGGACAAGCCGGACCATACATCGCCGAACGCACGCCGGAGCATATGGCGGAAGTCGTTCGAACCATTGAGCGCAACAAGGTGAAGTGGTCGCATCGCGATGGTCTGCTGGGTTATGTCAAAGGTCTGCAAGCCCCGGCTTACTACGTCTATGGTCGCTTGATGGATGATCCTGCGGCGGATTGGCGCGCGCTGCAGGACGAATTTTGCGAAGCAGCCTTCGGCGACGCAGCGAAAACGATGAACGACTTCTTCAATCTGCTGCACACGAACATGGCGATCTACTCCGACTTCTTCGGTGTCTTCATGTCCGCGTGGGATCGCAAGTATTCGCGCTCGCTGTATCACGACAGCAAGTGGCACGTGATGAACCTCTACACGCCGGAGTTCTGCACCGATGCGGATCGCCTGCTCACTCGCGCGGAATCCATCACAAAGGACGCAGATGTGCTCGCGCGGCTGCATTTGATCCGCATTGAATTCAACTACGCGAGGCAGCTTTCGCGCATCTTCTATCTTCAGAATGCGTGGACCATGAATCCCTCGCAAGTGAACCTGGATCCGCTCATGGACGCGATTGATGAATGGCACGCGGGCTTGGAAAAGATGGCCGGCGGGCGTGGTCGCTCGTCCTTCAAGCCACTCTCCGATTGGCCTCAAATGACACCGTTCTGCGGCCACTTCTACACACACGCGGTGCTGGAGAACGAAGGCTACCAGCAGCAGTGGAACAAGTCCTGTATCAACTGGGACACGAAGGCGATCCGCGCCGGTGTCTTGTCCGACAAGCACGAACTCAAGGTCGCCAGCGTGGACAATGAGCCAGCGATTGATTCAAAAGCCTGGGACACCGTGCCCGAGTCCTTCTTCCGCGTGCATGAGTCCATGCCTTTCGCTAACATCTCCACACGCATGAAGTTGTTTCGTGATCAAACGCATCTTTATGTGCGCATTGAGAGCTTGCATCCGCACGCGCACCCGGAGGATCTTTACCAGCGAGAGCCGGACAAAGACACCTTCGACCAAGAGTATGTCGAACTCGCCATCGCTCCGCCGAGTGCCGGAGGCAAGCTGTATCGCATCGCCGCGAACCCCGTCGAAGGCTCGCGCTACGACGCCGTTTTCACCCCGGGTAAACGCGACCTCGTCGAAGACAAAGCCTGGAACGGCACCTGGCAGGTCCGCTTCAGCGTCACCGGCAAAAAGGGACCCTACACGCTCCCCGACCGCAATTGGACCGCATGGTTCAAGATTCCCTTCACCGACCTCGGCGGTGCACCCAAGCCCGGCGAAAATTGGGGCTTCAACGCTAGTCGCGGTCGCAATGGGCAGAGCATTCTCTGGCTTGACGCACCATATGGCGCGGCAATCAAGGCTCTGGGGAAGTTGCTCTTTTGA
- a CDS encoding DUF1501 domain-containing protein has product MKSSLNRLDDISRREFITNMARTCLGVSLIPPTGLARALETSAPKFASHVIYLYMRGGMSHIDTFDTKPDAPAGHQGPVKTIKTKADGLTLSGYLPKLAEHSKKLAVVRSMHHTQGAHEPGLYKVLTGYELSASVRHPALGSWVARQVVQGSSTLPSYIRLAGLAGHPGSGFMDARYAPVPVLDASKGLEHTALQNGDSMSSLRKRSGLAEKLNQDFFSRYPMADVKAHADVYADAIKLMTSKDLEAFDITQEKSRQLEDYGGDDFGRGLLLARRLVERGTKFVEIELGGWDTHTDNFVQVEYLAGRVDSGVSVLLEDLESRGLLESTLVVLTTEFGRGPKIEGTGRGHHPIAFSSFIAGGGVKGGQAYGKTDETGTHVIENPVTVLDFHATIGALLGVPPQEIISAGSGGSFNIYGGTGAKRGVPIAALL; this is encoded by the coding sequence ATGAAGAGCTCATTAAACCGTCTTGATGACATCTCACGCCGTGAATTCATCACCAACATGGCGCGCACCTGCCTGGGAGTCAGCCTGATACCGCCTACGGGACTGGCACGCGCCCTGGAAACCAGCGCGCCAAAGTTCGCCAGCCATGTCATCTATCTCTACATGCGCGGTGGCATGAGCCACATTGATACGTTTGACACCAAACCTGACGCCCCTGCGGGACACCAGGGCCCGGTCAAAACAATCAAGACCAAGGCTGATGGACTGACACTTTCCGGTTATTTACCAAAGCTGGCGGAACACAGTAAAAAGCTGGCCGTTGTGCGTTCAATGCATCACACCCAGGGGGCTCATGAGCCAGGGCTCTACAAGGTGCTGACGGGCTATGAGCTGTCCGCTTCAGTGCGCCATCCTGCCCTTGGTTCCTGGGTGGCCAGGCAGGTTGTCCAGGGAAGCTCCACACTGCCTTCTTACATCCGTCTCGCCGGGCTGGCAGGTCATCCTGGCAGCGGATTTATGGACGCACGATATGCCCCTGTGCCGGTGCTGGACGCCAGCAAAGGCCTTGAGCACACCGCCCTCCAAAATGGCGACTCCATGTCCAGCTTGCGCAAGCGCAGCGGCCTCGCCGAAAAACTGAACCAGGACTTCTTCTCCCGCTACCCCATGGCTGATGTCAAAGCCCATGCAGATGTCTATGCCGATGCCATCAAGCTCATGACAAGCAAGGATCTGGAGGCTTTTGACATCACTCAGGAAAAGAGCCGTCAGTTGGAAGACTATGGAGGCGATGATTTTGGGCGGGGGCTTTTGCTGGCACGAAGGCTCGTTGAGCGTGGCACCAAGTTTGTCGAGATCGAACTCGGCGGGTGGGACACTCATACGGACAATTTTGTGCAGGTCGAATACCTTGCCGGTCGTGTAGATAGTGGAGTGAGCGTCCTGCTGGAAGATCTGGAGTCACGGGGTTTGCTTGAGAGCACATTGGTGGTGCTTACCACGGAATTTGGTCGTGGCCCCAAGATCGAGGGCACCGGACGTGGTCACCATCCCATCGCATTTTCATCCTTCATCGCCGGCGGGGGAGTGAAAGGCGGCCAAGCATACGGCAAGACGGACGAAACCGGCACGCACGTGATCGAAAATCCTGTGACCGTTCTCGACTTCCACGCCACCATTGGTGCCCTGCTGGGGGTCCCACCGCAGGAGATCATCTCCGCAGGAAGCGGAGGAAGTTTCAACATCTACGGCGGTACCGGTGCCAAACGAGGGGTTCCCATTGCCGCGCTGCTTTAA
- a CDS encoding RNA polymerase sigma factor translates to MTPSPIPNDITLARQAETGDESAFRHLMQRHLQSLRAFISLRAPIPDLIDEVAHDAFVFAYQNMKDFKEGSLQPWLRSIAHNILRDRMKAYARDCAKHERYSEQVRWEMALEDSDKPVSDESDHLATCIEKLRYHQRTVLDLRYEAGLSSEEIARRTGRSTLAVRTLLMRVRQQLRKCIESQMEQKPA, encoded by the coding sequence ATGACGCCTTCCCCAATTCCAAACGACATCACCCTCGCTAGGCAAGCCGAAACGGGGGACGAAAGCGCATTCCGTCATTTGATGCAGCGGCATTTACAGTCGCTGCGTGCCTTTATTTCGTTACGCGCTCCCATCCCCGATTTAATCGATGAAGTGGCGCATGACGCCTTTGTCTTTGCGTATCAAAACATGAAAGACTTCAAGGAAGGCTCCTTGCAGCCTTGGCTGCGCAGCATCGCTCACAACATATTGCGTGACCGCATGAAAGCCTACGCACGGGACTGCGCCAAACACGAGCGGTATTCTGAGCAGGTCCGCTGGGAAATGGCGCTCGAGGATTCTGACAAACCCGTGAGCGACGAGTCAGACCATCTGGCCACATGCATTGAAAAGCTGCGCTATCATCAGCGAACCGTCCTTGATCTCCGTTACGAGGCGGGACTTAGCAGCGAGGAGATTGCCCGGCGCACCGGGCGCAGCACGCTCGCGGTACGGACCCTGCTGATGCGTGTGCGTCAACAGCTTCGCAAATGCATTGAATCCCAGATGGAGCAAAAACCAGCATGA
- a CDS encoding DUF2805 domain-containing protein, translating into MPRWLVACIRPAPALQGSGKKWPNAQTSVIFAQTACRLPRELKSSSFRCWRKRVSGRVTKHRKLLELKLKG; encoded by the coding sequence ATGCCCCGCTGGCTGGTGGCCTGCATAAGGCCTGCACCGGCCTTGCAAGGGTCGGGTAAAAAGTGGCCCAATGCGCAAACCTCTGTCATTTTTGCTCAAACCGCGTGTCGCTTACCGCGAGAGCTGAAATCCTCCAGCTTCCGCTGTTGGCGCAAGCGCGTCAGCGGTCGAGTCACCAAACACCGAAAACTGCTTGAATTAAAACTCAAAGGCTGA
- a CDS encoding DUF1549 domain-containing protein, translated as MNSDLSIEKALEGVLSNEEWRLLASDPDTLKELEQQLRMDALLRVVMDNSDASAALEDAVLASIKLAPANDLIREIEAATTGRRRHRWFIRMPHWGAAAAAVFVGLMAGMLAWPQIFLSLDLAPTVAVRTGRRVILNGRIIATPLDHPAAPPKPAPTITAPPVMAETPVVMEKSPEPMAASSSARDQAPAPASLVAIPSPKMDAAPVPPKPISMETGVVPAMNLASKPAAEGGPEEMAISSKIDFERQILPILERSCFECHSSKLPKPKGGIRLDDLEAIREKSQTDNLVLPHKSSKSTLIKSISRSSDDEDLMPPPNEGKPLTSDEIRLFRRWVDEGANFGSWTSMRAKEVSITTVNEAVDLTRLQQVAARIDQLIELDLAKHAEEARPMAGEFTWLRRVYLDLIGRIPTSEEIGRFINSKNQAKRGLLINELLASNGHVSHMFNYWCDLLRAKDKLAEGVQGDFYLAWIKQSVRDNKPYDQWARELLSPQGYGWRAPAAGYYLRDGENRAANIESTASLFLGAQISCAQCHDHPYNRWTRKEYHQFLAWTSGIHTATEEDAVGDVDKKAIKEAVEHYSHLADAKRSDDYERTQKYARIRDALLSLQRAAGGSGVVNGEGGHARLPDDYQYPDGKPGELIPAATLYGTTPAAGTRPADTLAAWVTSPDNTRFSLTLANRLWARLFGAPFAGRVDQVREISDCANPDLAQYLVNVVRETKYDVRQLLRIFCLTKAYQREAGLPPQDATVAYRFPGPVVRRLTAEQIWDSMMALAVKNLDASLDFEAPGVAALEAAVAAKNVGDVTAVARKIASLEEREMRAEERRSRLRKEMAREFSGGGLERASELPQPTPDGHFLRMFGQGSREFIGDGWSASTVPQALLMLNSDFFDYVARSGSPLSNSLRGLNNIHDAARGSFLAVLTREPTQAELDECKKILGETRSAKALARMLLSTAEFVFQK; from the coding sequence ATGAACAGCGACCTTTCCATCGAAAAGGCCCTGGAAGGAGTGCTTTCTAATGAAGAATGGAGGCTTCTTGCCAGTGACCCTGATACGCTCAAAGAGCTGGAGCAGCAGCTACGCATGGACGCATTGCTGCGTGTGGTGATGGATAATAGTGATGCCTCCGCCGCACTTGAGGATGCCGTGCTTGCCAGCATCAAGCTAGCTCCAGCGAATGATCTAATCCGTGAAATCGAGGCGGCTACGACAGGTCGCCGCAGACACCGTTGGTTCATCCGTATGCCACACTGGGGCGCGGCTGCGGCTGCAGTGTTCGTCGGTTTAATGGCCGGAATGCTGGCGTGGCCGCAGATCTTTCTGTCATTAGATCTTGCTCCTACAGTAGCCGTTCGCACCGGCAGGCGTGTGATATTGAATGGCCGTATCATCGCCACCCCTCTGGATCATCCTGCAGCCCCCCCCAAGCCGGCTCCCACCATTACTGCCCCTCCCGTCATGGCCGAGACGCCGGTCGTAATGGAGAAGAGCCCTGAGCCTATGGCTGCTTCTTCCTCCGCACGAGATCAAGCTCCTGCTCCTGCTTCCCTCGTGGCCATACCCTCGCCCAAAATGGACGCAGCTCCTGTGCCTCCCAAACCCATATCTATGGAAACCGGGGTCGTGCCTGCGATGAATCTGGCATCAAAGCCAGCCGCTGAGGGCGGGCCAGAGGAGATGGCTATTTCATCAAAGATCGATTTTGAGCGGCAGATACTTCCGATTCTGGAACGCTCCTGCTTCGAATGTCATAGCAGCAAGCTGCCAAAGCCCAAAGGGGGCATCCGTCTGGATGACCTCGAAGCCATCCGCGAAAAAAGCCAGACCGACAACCTTGTGCTGCCTCACAAGTCCTCCAAGAGTACATTGATCAAGTCCATCTCGCGCAGTTCTGACGATGAGGATCTCATGCCTCCGCCCAACGAAGGCAAACCGCTGACCAGCGATGAAATCAGGCTTTTTCGTCGCTGGGTCGATGAAGGTGCGAACTTCGGTTCATGGACCTCAATGCGTGCAAAAGAAGTTTCTATAACAACAGTCAACGAAGCCGTCGATTTGACACGACTGCAGCAGGTGGCTGCCCGCATTGATCAGCTCATTGAGCTGGATCTCGCCAAGCATGCGGAAGAGGCTCGTCCGATGGCCGGCGAATTCACCTGGCTGCGTCGTGTTTATCTCGATCTCATCGGACGGATTCCCACCAGTGAGGAAATAGGCCGTTTTATCAACTCCAAGAACCAAGCCAAGCGCGGCCTTCTTATCAACGAGCTGCTGGCCTCCAACGGTCATGTCAGCCACATGTTCAACTATTGGTGCGATCTGCTCCGGGCCAAAGACAAGCTGGCCGAAGGCGTGCAGGGAGACTTTTATCTCGCCTGGATCAAACAGAGCGTGCGAGACAACAAGCCCTATGACCAGTGGGCGCGTGAGCTCCTCAGTCCACAGGGTTATGGCTGGCGCGCACCTGCAGCAGGCTATTACCTGCGCGACGGCGAAAACCGCGCCGCCAATATTGAGAGCACTGCTTCACTCTTCCTTGGCGCTCAGATCTCCTGCGCGCAGTGCCACGACCATCCCTACAATCGCTGGACGCGCAAAGAATACCATCAGTTCCTCGCTTGGACATCCGGCATACACACGGCCACGGAGGAGGATGCCGTGGGAGATGTCGATAAAAAAGCAATCAAAGAAGCTGTCGAGCACTATTCGCATCTGGCTGATGCCAAGAGATCAGATGACTATGAGCGTACGCAAAAATACGCACGCATCAGAGATGCGCTGCTCTCACTTCAGAGAGCGGCCGGTGGCTCAGGCGTAGTCAATGGAGAGGGTGGTCATGCCAGACTGCCGGATGACTACCAGTACCCTGACGGCAAACCGGGAGAGCTTATTCCTGCAGCCACTCTTTACGGGACAACACCTGCCGCCGGCACGCGGCCTGCGGACACACTGGCCGCCTGGGTTACTTCCCCAGACAACACGCGCTTCAGTCTGACACTGGCCAACAGGCTGTGGGCCAGGCTGTTTGGAGCACCTTTCGCAGGCAGAGTCGATCAAGTGCGTGAAATATCCGACTGTGCCAATCCCGATCTGGCCCAATACCTTGTGAATGTGGTACGCGAGACCAAATACGATGTGCGACAGCTCCTGCGCATCTTCTGCCTTACCAAGGCGTACCAGCGTGAAGCGGGGCTTCCGCCACAGGACGCCACCGTTGCATATCGATTTCCTGGACCTGTGGTGCGCCGCCTGACTGCGGAGCAGATCTGGGACTCCATGATGGCTCTGGCTGTTAAAAATCTCGATGCCAGCCTTGATTTCGAAGCCCCTGGTGTTGCCGCACTTGAAGCCGCCGTCGCTGCAAAAAATGTCGGCGATGTGACTGCCGTGGCGCGCAAAATTGCTAGTTTGGAGGAACGCGAAATGCGTGCCGAGGAGCGGCGCTCACGCCTGCGCAAGGAAATGGCCAGGGAGTTTTCAGGAGGAGGATTGGAACGCGCATCCGAACTGCCCCAGCCAACTCCCGACGGCCATTTCCTGCGAATGTTTGGCCAGGGCAGCCGCGAATTTATAGGCGATGGATGGAGCGCCTCCACCGTTCCCCAGGCTCTGCTCATGCTAAACAGTGATTTTTTTGATTACGTCGCGCGTTCCGGTAGTCCTCTCTCGAACAGTCTGCGGGGACTCAATAATATTCACGATGCCGCCCGCGGTTCCTTCCTGGCAGTGCTGACCCGCGAGCCAACCCAGGCAGAACTCGACGAGTGTAAAAAAATCCTCGGCGAGACACGCAGTGCAAAGGCACTCGCGCGCATGCTGCTTTCCACCGCTGAATTCGTTTTCCAAAAATAA